Part of the Deltaproteobacteria bacterium genome is shown below.
AAAAGTCGCTAAGGAGGAACCAAATAGAAAAGGGGCTACGGCTTTGGGCCGTAACCCCTGATTTTGTTTGGTAGCGGAGCCAGGATTTGAACCTGGGACCTTCGGGGATGGTTACCCGAAGGTCCCATTCCACTGTGCCCAAAGTGTGCCCCGAGCCTGATTCAGATCTCCCGCAACGCAGCCGTCAGCTCCAGCCTGCGGTTGGGCAGCATATTACAGCGCATCTTTCTTATCAGGTTCGATATCTCGAACCTTTGCCATTGCTCGCTCAAACTTCCCACGGCGACCGCGCTTGGCACGCTCCCCCAAGTAATCGCTTGTCATCAGCGCCGACATTTTCTCCGCAAGTGCTGTCGCAATAAACTG
Proteins encoded:
- a CDS encoding type II toxin-antitoxin system HicB family antitoxin, with the protein product MSTISLRLSQSLHRRVRDLAKQDEISINQFIATALAEKMSALMTSDYLGERAKRGRRGKFERAMAKVRDIEPDKKDAL